The Myroides phaeus DNA segment GACTATTTAATCAACTTCAGTTCGTCTTTTATATACAGCACTGGATTACCTGATTTGTTTGCTAAAAGCTTGGCTATTGGGTATGAATTTATCCTTGAAAACAAGGACTTACAACAAACGTTACAACACAATATCACCTTGTTTAGAAGTGGTGTTCAATCTACTCTATCCGATGCGAGTAGTCCGATACAAGTGGTTCTTTTTAGCGATAATCAACAGCTCAAAACCTTTGTGAGTCAATTAGAACAACAAGGTATCAATGCCTTTGCCGTGATGAGTCCGACTGTAGCCCAAGGAAAAGAGCGCATTCGCCTTTGTATCCACAGTTTTAATACCCCAAGTGACATAGAACAACTTGTGTGTGCATTGCAACAAGTAAATAAAAAATAGAGAAATGAAACAACAATTATTTATAACCGGAATAGGAACAGAAATTGGAAAAACAGTAGTTAGTGCTGCCTTTGTACAGCGATTTCAAGCTGATTATTGGAAACCCGTACAATCAGGAGATTTACACTTAACTGACACAGAAAAAGTAAGTAAGTTAGTAGATTCGCATTTAGTGGCACATCCGGAGAGTTACCGATTTGAACTAGCAGCCTCACCCCATAAGTCGGCTCGAAAAGAAGGAGTAACGATAGAAGACAGTAAGATTCAACTCCCTCAAACAGCAAACAACCTAATCGTAGAAGGAGCAGGAGGATTATATGTTCCAATGGCAAAAGGGTACTATATGATTGACTTGATTCAGCGATTAGCCTTACCAACAGTGCTTGTGGTACGCAATTATTTAGGTTGTATCAACCATGCTATTTTGTCGATAGAAGCCTTAAAAGTGCGACATATTCCAATAGCGTATTTGGTGTTAAACGGCGAGTTTGATTCAGATACCTACGATGCGATAGTGGAGAATATAGACAGTACAACCCAAATAGTTCGTTTACCCGAATTAACAGAAGTTAATGCAGCAGAGATAAAAAAAATTAGTCAGTATATTAAGTAGATAGCAAAAAAAAGTACTTCAAAGTATTCAAAATTGAGATATATTATTCAAATTTGCAGTCTAATTTTTTAAACAATAAAATGAACTGGATTATTTTAATCATTGGAGGGCTATGTGAAGTAGCGTTTACTTATTGCTTAGGAAAAGCAAAAGATTCGGTAGGAACAGAAGCATTAGGATGGTATGCTGGTTTTTTAATTGCGTTAGTTTGTAGTATGGCAGCATTGATTAAGGCAGTACAATCACTTCCGTTAGGAACAGCTTATGCTGTTTGGACAGGGATTGGAGCAGTTGGAACAGTGTTGGTAGGTATCTTTGTTTTTAAAGATCCAGCTACATTTTGGCGAATGTTTTTTATTGCTACGTTGATTGGTTCAATCATTGGATTGAAGTTCGTAGCAGCATCATAAGTGTTAAAACTTCCCTTTTTTAAGAAAGGTAAACTTATATTAGAAGTATAATTAAAGGCATAACGAGGCAACTTGTTATGCCTTTTTTTATACCTGTAAATAAAGTAGTTTCAATGCTTGTAAGAAGTTGTAAATAAGTGTTTTATGGTAATTTGTGTAGAATAGGATAAATAGGAAGTTCTTTAATTTTAAGTCGCTTTAAGTAAACTTTTAGAATGGTTACATTCGTAAAAAATATAAGCAGATCGTTTTCAAGTTTGCCTATTAGTTATTTGATTAGCATACAGTTGTGAGTTGTGTAAGAGGTATTTCACCTATTTGTGTATTTCTTGAAAGCGGTATAAAATAGACGTGTTTTTATAAAGCGATTTATGATATAAATAAGCTGTTTCTATTAATAGAAAGTAAGCTATTAATTGATTAAAAATTGGATAGGTAGACAAATATAAAGGCTGAGTTTTGTTTGATATCAGTTGTTTTTACGGAGAGTATAGTAAGGAAACTTATTATACTCTTTTTTTGTTGGTAGGGTTTGGTTTTTTAATGTATTGCGAATTTTGTAACTTACAAACTACTAAAGGTTAGTTAGTTGATTTTTTTGGTCTGGCGTAAAGAATTACTTAACCTATGTTAAGCTGTATTATTAGAAGGATGAGTAACTTTACACTTGTAGAAATAAGAGAATCATCAACTTTAAAAACGAAAGCGATATGTCAAATATAAGTTTAGTGATAGAAGAACGTGCAGCGAGTATTGGAAACTTTTTAGTGGGTAGGTTATTGCCGTTTAGACAAAAGCGAATGGTAGGACCTTTTGCGTTTATTGACCACATGGGACCAATTGGTGTAGCTGAACACGATAATTTAGACGTTGATCCACATCCACATATAGGCTTATCTACGCTGACTTACTTGTTTGAAGGAGAGATTATGCACCGCGATAGCATTGGTAGTGTAGAACGCATTACACCCGGTGCGGTGAATTGGATGACAGCAGGGAAAGGAGTGGTGCACTCTGAGCGTATGCCAGAGGATATAAGAATAAATAAACCAGATACAATATTACACGGATTACAAATATGGATTGCGTTGCCTAAGGAATTAGAGCAAACAGACCCTTCTTTTGTACACATAGCAGCAGATAAGTTGCCAAGTTGGGAAGAAAATGGGGTTTCGTACAAGCTAATTGCCGGAGAAGCGTTAGGACGCAAATCCGCAGTACCCGTTTATAGTCCGCTTTACTTCATCGAAATCAAGAGTAAAGAGCGTGCGAAAGTAAATATTGGAGCCGGACTTTTTGGTGAGGCAGCGATGTATATCTTAGAAGGGGGAGTGCATAGTGATACAAATTACTATGAACCAAAGCAGAT contains these protein-coding regions:
- a CDS encoding DMT family transporter — its product is MNWIILIIGGLCEVAFTYCLGKAKDSVGTEALGWYAGFLIALVCSMAALIKAVQSLPLGTAYAVWTGIGAVGTVLVGIFVFKDPATFWRMFFIATLIGSIIGLKFVAAS
- the bioD gene encoding dethiobiotin synthase, coding for MKQQLFITGIGTEIGKTVVSAAFVQRFQADYWKPVQSGDLHLTDTEKVSKLVDSHLVAHPESYRFELAASPHKSARKEGVTIEDSKIQLPQTANNLIVEGAGGLYVPMAKGYYMIDLIQRLALPTVLVVRNYLGCINHAILSIEALKVRHIPIAYLVLNGEFDSDTYDAIVENIDSTTQIVRLPELTEVNAAEIKKISQYIK
- a CDS encoding pirin family protein, with protein sequence MSNISLVIEERAASIGNFLVGRLLPFRQKRMVGPFAFIDHMGPIGVAEHDNLDVDPHPHIGLSTLTYLFEGEIMHRDSIGSVERITPGAVNWMTAGKGVVHSERMPEDIRINKPDTILHGLQIWIALPKELEQTDPSFVHIAADKLPSWEENGVSYKLIAGEALGRKSAVPVYSPLYFIEIKSKERAKVNIGAGLFGEAAMYILEGGVHSDTNYYEPKQILVAQDSTLCEFEMEANTTVYIFGGEPMAEERFLLWNFLSHDGERLQQAKEDWINQNHEVFPLIPGDDKSYVPFPEPMKGLKTKLK